In a single window of the Aquarana catesbeiana isolate 2022-GZ linkage group LG13, ASM4218655v1, whole genome shotgun sequence genome:
- the GPR132 gene encoding probable G-protein coupled receptor 132 translates to MNGSGNLSLTMVNSSNSSIFEPQCNPPYDDSKFFVIIMYSIVLAIGLPANILTLWLTLLQIYRKNVLAVYLFSLSLSEIMYLGTLPLWILYVKNGHEWQWGPLACKITGFIFFNNIYISILLLCCISVDRYMAVEYALESRGVRRQKIAIGVTVTICSLVAFIHAPVFRLSDGDQTGNQTTCFETLPVPSHIAYFYVARFIIGFLVPLLTLMYTNFIIKRRIETSGSFTSQQKNKVKYLAIAVIIIFLICFAPYHVVLLIRGVAYFLKDKNLCDFEEKIYTVYSIFLCLLTVNSIADPFIYVLVSENVRKDICRAMRIWRRQLSLNTKSDNSTYPHNHNSRDLPLDKDCSTHSGLGIIDKRQDRYYSH, encoded by the coding sequence ATGAATGGTTCTGGGAATCTAAGCCTCACAATGGTGAACTCATCCAACAGCTCGATCTTTGAGCCACAGTGCAATCCACCATATGATGACAGCAAGTTCTTTGTGATTATCATGTACAGCATTGTCCTGGCTATTGGCCTGCCAGCTAATATTTTGACCTTGTGGTTGACACTTCTTCAAATATATAGGAAGAATGTTCTGGCGGTGTACCTGTTCAGCCTATCCCTAAGTGAAATCATGTATCTTGGGACTCTACCACTTTGGATTCTCTATGTAAAAAATGGTCATGAGTGGCAATGGGGCCCCTTGGCATGCAAGATAACAGGCTTTATATTCTTCAACAACATATACATAAGCATTCTCCTCTTGTGTTGTATCTCTGTGGATCGTTATATGGCCGTGGAATATGCCTTGGAATCAAGAGGGGTTCGGCGCCAGAAAATCGCCATCGGCGTCACTGTCACCATCTGCAGCTTGGTGGCATTTATCCACGCCCCAGTATTCAGGCTCAGTGACGGTGACCAAACAGGAAACCAAACCACCTGCTTTGAAACTTTGCCGGTACCATCACACATTGCTTACTTTTATGTTGCCAGGTTCATTATTGGCTTCTTGGTCCCTTTGTTGACCTTGATGTACACCAACTTCATCATCAAAAGGAGGATCGAGACAAGCGGCAGCTTCACCagtcagcaaaaaaacaaagtaaagtaTTTAGCCATTGCCGTCATCATCATCTTCTTGATCTGTTTTGCTCCGTATCATGTGGTGTTGCTTATACGAGGAGTCGCTTATTTCTTAAAAGACAAAAACTTATGTGATTTtgaagaaaagatttacactgtCTATTCTATATTCCTTTGTCTTTTGACGGTAAACAGCATTGCTGATCCTTTTATTTACGTCTTAGTCAGTGAAAATGTCAGGAAGGACATCTGTAGAGCCATGAGGATTTGGAGAAGACAATTATCACTTAACACCAAAAGCGACAACAGTACTTACCCACATAACCACAATTCCCGGGACCTGCCTTTGGATAAGGATTGCTCGACACACAGTGGGCTCGGTATAATAGACAAACGTCAGGACAGATATTATTCCCATTGA